GGAATGAGATGGGCATAACGCAAGGTCATCTCGATGTCTCTGTGTCGCATCATCTCCATGAGTTGTTGGAGCGTCACTTTTCCGGATTGCGCCAGCCACGAGGCAAAGGTGTGGCGGAGCGTGTGAAACCGGACGCGGCGTCGATCGTCCGTGATGCCGTCATTCAACCCCAGTTGCTGCACGACACGACTGAACGTTGTGCTGATACCCCATTGAATGGGACCGCCCTGGTCGGCCTGGAAGACAAATTCATGCGGGGTGCGGCGATATCCGGTCAGAATCTGCATGATATCGGCTGGAGCCGGGACGGTTTGCGGCTCGCCTCCCTTGGCCGTGATGTGAATGGTCAGACCCGCGGCATCCAGATCTTGCCCTCTGATACCAAAAATTTCCGTGGCCCGAAGTCCCGTTTTGAGGGAGAGCAGGGCCATATCGTGCAACTGCTGCGACCGAGGACGCAACGCTGCAAGCAAGGCTCGAGCTTCCTCCTTGGTCAGGTAGCGGGTGGCTTCGTTGTTGGGACGAGGCAGCGTGAAGGCGCTATGACGCTTGACCGCAAACGGATTGGCTCCATGCCAAGTCTCAAGCTCAAGGGCATGATTGACGGCGCGACGCAGCAGACCAAAACAGTGGCGCACACTCTGTGGAGACATGGTGTTGCGCAAGGCGCTTTTCAGATCGCAGAGCATTTGCAGCGTGATGCTTTCCAGAGGGATGGCATCAAGGCGGTGCTGGAGATGTTTGCTGTAGCGATTTCGCTCCGGAGCGATGTGCTTCTCTTCAGCCTCAGCCCATTTGAAGTAGTCCGCGACGGCCTTGCCGACGGTGAGCGAAGGCGTCGTCAGCGCAATCTCAAGGGGAGGCGGTTTCGACTTGTCCGTCAATTTTTTTCGAACTTCGTTGGCATAAGCGGGGCGGATTCCATCCGAATGCCAGCCCACTGTGTACCAACGCGGTTTACCGAGGGTGTCTTTGTACCACACCACATAGCAACGATCTGGACCGT
This DNA window, taken from Desulfovibrio inopinatus DSM 10711, encodes the following:
- a CDS encoding tyrosine-type recombinase/integrase; this translates as MVWYKDTLGKPRWYTVGWHSDGIRPAYANEVRKKLTDKSKPPPLEIALTTPSLTVGKAVADYFKWAEAEEKHIAPERNRYSKHLQHRLDAIPLESITLQMLCDLKSALRNTMSPQSVRHCFGLLRRAVNHALELETWHGANPFAVKRHSAFTLPRPNNEATRYLTKEEARALLAALRPRSQQLHDMALLSLKTGLRATEIFGIRGQDLDAAGLTIHITAKGGEPQTVPAPADIMQILTGYRRTPHEFVFQADQGGPIQWGISTTFSRVVQQLGLNDGITDDRRRVRFHTLRHTFASWLAQSGKVTLQQLMEMMRHRDIEMTLRYAHLIPGGHRHNLRIIDDALGDFDHDD